The following proteins are co-located in the Manihot esculenta cultivar AM560-2 chromosome 9, M.esculenta_v8, whole genome shotgun sequence genome:
- the LOC110621900 gene encoding regulator of MON1-CCZ1 complex isoform X1, producing the protein MSGKASSSQHTVSFSGSGGLSHVYVQYPPLQCRIPGSRGLYYDDGSKLLLAPTSNQVFSWKTVPFDPHVAPVSDTISEGPILSIRYSLDAKFIAIQRSSQELQIWHRESGGTFSHKCRSESESILGFFWTDCPLCDFVLVKTSGLDLLTCDYESKLLDLVETRRLNVSWYVYTHESRLVLLASGMQCKTFTGFQLSSAGVVRLPRFEMAMAKPEANNKPVLAAEDIYIVTVYGRIYCMQIDRVAMLLHSYRFYRDAVVQQGSLPIYSSKIAVSVVDNVLLVHQVDAKVVIIYDIFADSRAPISAPLPLLFRGFPRSNSSSSRFSGDESAEANIGDHEAIIYGDNWTFLVPDLVCDIANNLLWKIHLDLEAISASSSEVPSVLEFLQRRKLEANKAKQLCLAILRTVILERRPVSMVARAIDVLVSNYSHSIKTGSYLKGIKVEKTSVSSGEHVSSPRSTANISASGIDTLGKSYEHESGTRVEKESFNRSSNISTSDSEDGTHFESLKTTTRSLQKVDKVNILITESVSSEVQPSSSQNQRPGLGNNPLNASISERQELLLTSPAISPDEMYSFVFAPVEEEMVGEPSYLVSVIVEFLRSTNLEKIKVHPNLYVLTIQLLARNERYTELTLFIVNKVLEPSKEVAMQLLESGRQNFQIRKLGLDMVRHLSFHHDYVVLLVQDGYYLEALRYARKHKVNTVRPSMFLEAALASNDSQHLAAVLRFFSDFIPGFRDTSDHHTYHRILSEMNSAIAT; encoded by the exons ATGTCTGGGAAAGCATCGAGTTCACAGCATACTGTTAGTTTTAGTGGGTCTGGTGGTCTGTCGCATGTTTATGTTCAATATCCGCCTCTACAATGTAGAATTCCAGGATCAAGGGGTTTATACTATGATGATGGGAGTAAGTTGCTGCTTGCCCCAACATCTAATCAG GTGTTTTCTTGGAAAACTGTTCCCTTTGATCCACATGTTGCGCCTGTATCCGATACAATAAGTGAAGGTCCCATCTTATCTATTCGATATTCTTTAGATGCAAAGTTCATAGCAATCCAACGATCTAGTCAAGAGCTACAGATTTGGCATAGAGAATCTGGGGGAACCTTCAGTCACAAGTGTAGGTCAGAGTCAGAGAGTATACTGGGATTCTTTTGGACTGATTGTCCACTTTGTGATTTTGTACTTGTGAAAACAAG TGGGCTCGATTTGCTTACCTGTGATTATGAGTCAAAATTGCTTGACTTGGTGGAGACAAGGAGATTGAATGTCAGTTGGTATGTCTATACACATGAGAGTCGTTTGGTTCTTCTTGCTTCAGGAATGCAATGCAAGACATTCACTGGATTTCAG CTCTCATCTGCTGGAGTTGTTCGCTTGCCAAGGTTTGAGATGGCAATGGCCAAACCTGAGGCTAACAATAAGCCTGTCCTGGCTGCGGAAGATATCTATATTGTGACTGT TTATGGGAGAATATATTGCATGCAAATTGACAGAGTAGCAATGCTGCTACACTCATATAGATTTTATCGTGATGCTGTTGTACAACAG GGTTCCTTGCCAATTTATTCTAGCAAGATTGCAGTTAGTGTAGTTGATAATGTACTGCTTGTTCATCAAGTCGACGCAAAAGTTGTTATAATCTATGACATATTTGCTGATTCTCGAGCACCCATCTCTGCTCCACTTCCACTACTGTTTAGAGGTTTCCCTAGGTCCAATTCTTCTTCCTCTCGGTTTAGTGGTGATGAAAGTGCAGAGGCCAACATAGGTGATCATGAAGCAATCATTTATGGAGATAACTGGACATTTCTTGTTCCTGACCTTGTATGCGATATTGCTAACAATTTGTTGTGGAAGATCCATCTAGACTTAGAG GCAATTTCTGCAAGTAGCTCTGAAGTTCCTTCAGTGCTAGAGTTCCTGCAGCGACGGAAGTTGGAAGCTAATAAG GCTAAACAGCTGTGCCTGGCAATATTACGTACTGTCATCTTGGAAAGGAGACCAGTGTCCATGGTTGCCAGGGCAATAGATGTACTTGTTAGCAACTATTCCCACTCAATCAAAACGGGCAGCTATCTTAAGGGAATAAAAGTGGAGAAGACTTCAGTTTCCAGTGGGGAACATGTAAGTAGTCCCAGGTCCACTGCCAATATATCTGCAAGTGGGATTGATACACTTGGAAAATCATATGAACATGAATCTGGTACCAGAGTTGAGAAAGAATCCTTCAACAGATCTTCAAATATTTCCACTTCAGACTCTGAAGATGGCACACATTTTGAATCCTTAAAGACCACCACAAGAAGTCTTCAAAAGGTGGACAAGGTTAACATATTGATTACTGAAAGTGTTAGCAGTGAAGTTCAGCCATCGTCTTCTCAGAATCAGCGTCCTGGACTTGGTAACAACCCACTAAATGCTAGTATTTCCGAGCGGCAGGAACTGCTACTTACTTCACCGGCAATTTCACCTGATGAGATGTATAGCTTTGTGTTTGCTCCAGTCGAGGAAGAGATGGTGGGAGAACCATCTTACTTGGTTTCCGTCATTGTTGAATTCCTTCGCAG CACAAATTTGGAAAAGATTAAGGTTCATCCCAACCTCTATGTGCTGACTATACAGCTTCTAGCGCGCAATGAGCGGTATAcagaactcacattgttcatcgTAAACAAG GTTCTTGAGCCCTCAAAAGAAGTAGCAATGCAACTCCTAGAGTCAGGTCGACAAAATTTCCAAATCAGGAAGTTGGGTCTGGATATGGTGAGACATCTCTCCTTTCATCATGATTATGTGGTGCTACTCGTGCAAGATGGGTACTACCTTGAAGCATTGCGCTATGCAAGGAAGCACAAG GTCAATACTGTCCGGCCTTCAATGTTTCTTGAAGCAGCTTTAGCCTCCAATGATTCACAACATCTTGCTGCAGTTCTGAGATTCTTTTCAGACTTCATTCCTGGATTTAGAGACACATCGGATCACCATACCTACCACCGCATTCTTAGCGAGATGAACTCAGCCATTGCTACT
- the LOC110621900 gene encoding regulator of MON1-CCZ1 complex isoform X2, with protein MSGKASSSQHTVSFSGSGGLSHVYVQYPPLQCRIPGSRGLYYDDGSKLLLAPTSNQVFSWKTVPFDPHVAPVSDTISEGPILSIRYSLDAKFIAIQRSSQELQIWHRESGGTFSHKCRSESESILGFFWTDCPLCDFVLVKTSGLDLLTCDYESKLLDLVETRRLNVSWYVYTHESRLVLLASGMQCKTFTGFQLSSAGVVRLPRFEMAMAKPEANNKPVLAAEDIYIVTVYGRIYCMQIDRVAMLLHSYRFYRDAVVQQGSLPIYSSKIAVSVVDNVLLVHQVDAKVVIIYDIFADSRAPISAPLPLLFRGFPRSNSSSSRFSGDESAEANIGDHEAIIYGDNWTFLVPDLVCDIANNLLWKIHLDLEAISASSSEVPSVLEFLQRRKLEANKAKQLCLAILRTVILERRPVSMVARAIDVLVSNYSHSIKTGSYLKGIKVEKTSVSSGEHVSSPRSTANISASGIDTLGKSYEHESGTRVEKESFNRSSNISTSDSEDGTHFESLKTTTRSLQKVDKVNILITESVSSEVQPSSSQNQRPGLGNNPLNASISERQELLLTSPAISPDEMYSFVFAPVEEEMVGEPSYLVSVIVEFLRSTNLEKIKVHPNLYVLTIQLLARNERYTELTLFIVNKVLEPSKEVAMQLLESGRQNFQIRKLGLDMVNTVRPSMFLEAALASNDSQHLAAVLRFFSDFIPGFRDTSDHHTYHRILSEMNSAIAT; from the exons ATGTCTGGGAAAGCATCGAGTTCACAGCATACTGTTAGTTTTAGTGGGTCTGGTGGTCTGTCGCATGTTTATGTTCAATATCCGCCTCTACAATGTAGAATTCCAGGATCAAGGGGTTTATACTATGATGATGGGAGTAAGTTGCTGCTTGCCCCAACATCTAATCAG GTGTTTTCTTGGAAAACTGTTCCCTTTGATCCACATGTTGCGCCTGTATCCGATACAATAAGTGAAGGTCCCATCTTATCTATTCGATATTCTTTAGATGCAAAGTTCATAGCAATCCAACGATCTAGTCAAGAGCTACAGATTTGGCATAGAGAATCTGGGGGAACCTTCAGTCACAAGTGTAGGTCAGAGTCAGAGAGTATACTGGGATTCTTTTGGACTGATTGTCCACTTTGTGATTTTGTACTTGTGAAAACAAG TGGGCTCGATTTGCTTACCTGTGATTATGAGTCAAAATTGCTTGACTTGGTGGAGACAAGGAGATTGAATGTCAGTTGGTATGTCTATACACATGAGAGTCGTTTGGTTCTTCTTGCTTCAGGAATGCAATGCAAGACATTCACTGGATTTCAG CTCTCATCTGCTGGAGTTGTTCGCTTGCCAAGGTTTGAGATGGCAATGGCCAAACCTGAGGCTAACAATAAGCCTGTCCTGGCTGCGGAAGATATCTATATTGTGACTGT TTATGGGAGAATATATTGCATGCAAATTGACAGAGTAGCAATGCTGCTACACTCATATAGATTTTATCGTGATGCTGTTGTACAACAG GGTTCCTTGCCAATTTATTCTAGCAAGATTGCAGTTAGTGTAGTTGATAATGTACTGCTTGTTCATCAAGTCGACGCAAAAGTTGTTATAATCTATGACATATTTGCTGATTCTCGAGCACCCATCTCTGCTCCACTTCCACTACTGTTTAGAGGTTTCCCTAGGTCCAATTCTTCTTCCTCTCGGTTTAGTGGTGATGAAAGTGCAGAGGCCAACATAGGTGATCATGAAGCAATCATTTATGGAGATAACTGGACATTTCTTGTTCCTGACCTTGTATGCGATATTGCTAACAATTTGTTGTGGAAGATCCATCTAGACTTAGAG GCAATTTCTGCAAGTAGCTCTGAAGTTCCTTCAGTGCTAGAGTTCCTGCAGCGACGGAAGTTGGAAGCTAATAAG GCTAAACAGCTGTGCCTGGCAATATTACGTACTGTCATCTTGGAAAGGAGACCAGTGTCCATGGTTGCCAGGGCAATAGATGTACTTGTTAGCAACTATTCCCACTCAATCAAAACGGGCAGCTATCTTAAGGGAATAAAAGTGGAGAAGACTTCAGTTTCCAGTGGGGAACATGTAAGTAGTCCCAGGTCCACTGCCAATATATCTGCAAGTGGGATTGATACACTTGGAAAATCATATGAACATGAATCTGGTACCAGAGTTGAGAAAGAATCCTTCAACAGATCTTCAAATATTTCCACTTCAGACTCTGAAGATGGCACACATTTTGAATCCTTAAAGACCACCACAAGAAGTCTTCAAAAGGTGGACAAGGTTAACATATTGATTACTGAAAGTGTTAGCAGTGAAGTTCAGCCATCGTCTTCTCAGAATCAGCGTCCTGGACTTGGTAACAACCCACTAAATGCTAGTATTTCCGAGCGGCAGGAACTGCTACTTACTTCACCGGCAATTTCACCTGATGAGATGTATAGCTTTGTGTTTGCTCCAGTCGAGGAAGAGATGGTGGGAGAACCATCTTACTTGGTTTCCGTCATTGTTGAATTCCTTCGCAG CACAAATTTGGAAAAGATTAAGGTTCATCCCAACCTCTATGTGCTGACTATACAGCTTCTAGCGCGCAATGAGCGGTATAcagaactcacattgttcatcgTAAACAAG GTTCTTGAGCCCTCAAAAGAAGTAGCAATGCAACTCCTAGAGTCAGGTCGACAAAATTTCCAAATCAGGAAGTTGGGTCTGGATATG GTCAATACTGTCCGGCCTTCAATGTTTCTTGAAGCAGCTTTAGCCTCCAATGATTCACAACATCTTGCTGCAGTTCTGAGATTCTTTTCAGACTTCATTCCTGGATTTAGAGACACATCGGATCACCATACCTACCACCGCATTCTTAGCGAGATGAACTCAGCCATTGCTACT
- the LOC110623739 gene encoding dirigent protein 22, whose amino-acid sequence MAKTLHFLISSVLILLTLPTSKSESFSRKLSSQTLGLTNEKLTHLHFYFHDILTSKNPTAVPITNPGITNSSTHFGEAFMADDPLTVDPDINSKLVGRAQGIYASASQTDIGFLMVFNLVFLEGKYNGSTLSLLGHNAIFSGVREMPIVGGSKIFRFARGYALAKTHTIDLKTNNAIVEYNVYVFHY is encoded by the coding sequence ATGGCCAAAACCCTCCATTTTCTCATTTCATCAGTGCTGATTCTCTTAACTCTTCCCACATCAAAATCTGAAAGTTTCTCGAGAAAATTATCTTCACAGACACTAGGCCTCACGAACGAGAAACTAACCCACCTCCACTTCTACTTCCACGACATACTCACAAGCAAAAACCCAACTGCAGTCCCCATCACGAACCCAGGAATTACAAACTCATCAACCCATTTTGGAGAAGCTTTCATGGCTGACGATCCCTTGACTGTGGACCCTGACATCAACTCAAAGCTTGTAGGAAGAGCACAAGGGATATATGCTTCAGCTTCCCAAACTGATATTGGGTTTCTAATGGTTTTCAACTTGGTGTTTTTAGAAGGCAAGTACAATGGAAGCACTCTGAGTCTTTTAGGTCATAATGCTATATTTTCCGGCGTCAGGGAGATGCCGATCGTCGGAGGAAGCAAGATTTTCAGGTTTGCACGTGGTTATGCTCTGGCTAAAACGCACACCATTGATCTTAAAACTAATAATGCTATAGTGGAGTATAATGTCTATGTCTTCcactattga
- the LOC110622331 gene encoding zinc finger protein 8: MDKSERETHDFMNVESFSQLPFIRPAPVKEKGIRLFGIEFGGNDPSAAADESASAETNEDSNAKESETSGDNNRRFECHYCCRNFPTSQALGGHQNAHKRERQHAKRAHLQSAMVHNSLSDAHIYGLVNYRLGSTPTPPMSYPSWNSHATNSRFYGSHGSYSQQPINGSPLGLWRIPAVHGSATLHRDRSVHPLPLFSGEEMKHSQVGGSSTQGRYGYESKPSVQDHVSLDLHL; encoded by the coding sequence ATGGATAAGAGTGAAAGGGAGACTCATGACTTCATGAACGTGGAATCCTTCTCTCAGCTTCCTTTTATCCGCCCTGCACCCGTCAAAGAAAAGGGAATTCGTCTCTTTGGCATAGAATTTGGAGGAAACGACCCAAGTGCGGCGGCTGATGAGTCTGCGTCCGCCGAAACTAATGAAGATAGTAATGCAAAAGAAAGCGAGACTAGTGGAGATAACAATAGAAGATTTGAGTGTCATTACTGTTGTAGAAATTTCCCTACTTCTCAAGCTTTAGGTGGCCATCAAAACGCACACAAAAGAGAACGCCAACACGCCAAACGAGCTCATCTTCAGTCGGCAATGGTTCACAACAGTCTCTCTGATGCTCATATTTATGGGCTGGTGAACTACAGACTAGGCTCAACTCCAACCCCACCCATGTCTTACCCTTCATGGAATAGCCACGCCACTAATTCTAGGTTTTATGGTAGCCATGGCTCTTATTCTCAGCAACCCATCAATGGAAGTCCATTAGGCTTGTGGCGGATCCCAGCCGTTCATGGTAGTGCCACTCTTCATCGAGACCGTTCTGTGCATCCCTTGCCTTTATTTTCCGGCGAAGAGATGAAGCACTCGCAGGTGGGTGGCTCTAGCACGCAGGGAAGATACGGGTACGAGTCTAAGCCAAGCGTCCAGGATCATGTGAGTTTGGATCTTCATCTGTAA